The Plectropomus leopardus isolate mb chromosome 7, YSFRI_Pleo_2.0, whole genome shotgun sequence genome window below encodes:
- the virma gene encoding protein virilizer homolog, with protein MAGDSSTELLFLDTFKHQSAELTNVDVVRFPCGVLITEVRVIPPGIKAHSNLPDSRAFGETSPHAFQLELFFNNVTKPNNPTFHRLGSLEYDENKSIVFRPSGKVNTDGLVLRGWYTSLTVAVYGTAERSHGHDQASPPPPPPPPPQQPSGPKRIIKQEWEKDDQYNGSPPRPAPRGPRTPPGPPPPDDDDEEQVPVTVGVVKEEPCEGRDDYLEAVSPERSLPADETYSEAEQEEEGDEEEEEEEQEEEEDARTEGSIPEEEEEEEEEDEGEDEEEEMEEGDDGYEQISSDEDDLDNGSFKLPTFDMDYTPEDLASVPPVQYDPYERELRPLLYFNPPYKTRFDTQFEKASVEEPRDPGGTEAPAGGEEAEAVTQLKELLASIGDDRDARWVTALEEAPALLAKGLAYLVKQGESEMEEPVGVLVQWTLQALNMEIALTQPIAINLRQLKAGAKLASQLAECPQGLSVLLREGALNVLLELVQADHVSSTLKLSILRALGALTSAPAGAEAFLHAGESEKSGYQRLVQLFLREETVRVITAGNAILQKIHTYEVLVDLQRAAAALSEPQQEEMEEAESPMEEEPSLSSPPVSEAELDRLAGVLEELHHLLEAAPHCMVQPPGKAFPTTARITGPQERDDPYPTLYRYMHACHFLESTAAVLSAAAAAGHLGVTQAVRELLRFLSLTQSGLLFLLAQPTPSNLLLRLLASMAEAESEEPAFTGGEEGVTGPAFGEEGFGVWLMQALHALQSVSELMSHVATGGDGGAGLEEGDNPEVLGMLHALYLMSFTQTGRNAVAHVFSLDNNLSCLVTLLQHHSKDGQGEAKARKAVTYNYACMLVLLVAQTSNELRMMEQYAAPLLAIAKADDLNAKLQELSKWLEPLEKVRFEIGSIPTLIDYIKQNVENVLTADGTGLVTALRVLCHIACAPPAVEGQQRDLKWSLSGVQLFSGEGLDTCVRVLQKLCSVLLQPWRVHGHMGPTPQRCMILSICIGTLRLLRTMLTELLRGGAFQFRDTRVASVLVTLHMIVCSIPASGRLDGEEMRVQALIVDVLLTFTQGVNEEVCDSYEETLASNTWSLMLKEVLGSLLKAPEGLFSGLTLLSELLPLPLPMQSTQVISVQDVAVALNTRKLWSMHIRVQWKVFSEALRCVCATSCPPLLAMLRRMCVQLADLSSPTATLIMKTVLELLLEELQPAEGKSVCWGQVLRLLSLMDALVSQKACKSAALHLLSGSVSGDEQLAELFPSLLSLLVPPAEHSLQQQQCSELVGTILQSLCDQDISLMVSPPGESCMSEAEQLANALPGREMMTLVCNALLEVLGNSESSVPLLLTCIRTLTFLTEHDYGLYHLKVALKKHGSGLCSLLKRLVFAFNKDSADLLSALLDFLRQIVTTETMCVDEAQGSGEEPAFTSPRLLSGSEMKALLQWEESESHPLPTLEKQITKLCKEDDSLETMLETVIVLRQTLETATDTPPAVDTEPTLPPPETLGAQFNHRTVFLLSEALDEQLKTLWFSPFQTDDIEADLDMVKVDLVGLAQECCPELDLKAELERSFLSEPSSPGHTKAPKGFRLGKHKHETFITSSGKSDYIEPAKRAHIMAAPRGRGGRGGFGQNLNRPHDIFRQRKQNTSRPPSMHVDDFVAAEFKDITTPLGLLPPKRPPKNSPKPPTTGLCTGNRGRGTFHNQTRFFTPPQPKGVLLSGNYARREGGRGSSWSGQVPAVTHRGTYSEPRGGQSNFTRGPLPSRQPPASAYRLAPRDRAPRGRGGAGLSWLSGGGGGGSAGGGGGGGGGGGGRGSQGSKCSGGGGRGGGRGRHVRSFTR; from the exons ATGGCGGGGGACTCTTCAACGGAGCTCCTTTTTCTAGATACGTTTAAGCACCAGAGTGCAGAG TTGACCAACGTGGATGTGGTGCGGTTTCCATGCGGGGTGCTAATCACGGAGGTGCGGGTCATCCCTCCAGGAATTAAAGCTCACAGCAATTTACCTGACAGCAGAGCATTTGG gGAGACGTCTCCTCACGCCTTCCAGTTGGAGCTGTTCTTCAATAATGTCACCAAACCCAACAACCCCACGTTCCACAGGCTGGGCAG TCTGGAATACGATGAGAACAAGTCCATCGTGTTCAGACCCAGTGGAAAG GTGAATACAGATGGCCTCGTGCTGCGTGGCTGGTACACCAGCCTGACTGTAGCGGTGTACGGGACAGCAGAGCGCTCACATGGACACGATCAAGcgtcacctcctcctcctccacccccgcCGCCCCAACAGCCAAGCGGGCCCAAGCGGATCATTAAACAAG agtgGGAAAAAGATGACCAGTACAATGGCAGCCCACCCAGACCAGCACCCAGAGGGCCTCGAACTCCACCTGGGCCTCCGCCCCCCGATGATGACGATGAAGAGCAGGTCCCAGTGACGG tggGCGTGGTCAAAGAGGAGCCATGCGAGGGCCGTGACGACTACCTGGAGGCCGTGTCACCTGAACGATCGCTGCCGGCTGATGAAACGTACTCAGAAGCTGAACAAGAGGAAGAGGgcgatgaggaggaggaagaggaggagcaggaggaggaggaagatgcaCGGACGGAGGGGAGCATTccagaagaggaggaagaagaggaggaggaagatgagggtgaggacgaggaagaggagatggaggaag GTGATGACGGCTATGAGCAGATTTCAAGCGATGAGGATGATCTGGATAACGGAAGCTTCAAGTTGCCAACCTTTGACATGGACTACACTCCCGAGGACCTGGCATCCGTCCCACCTGTCCAGTATGACCCGTACGAGCGAGAACTCAGACCACTGCTCTATTTCAATCCTCCATACAAGACCCGCTTTGACACCCAGTTTGAGAAAGCCAGTGTGGAGGAACCCAGGGACCCTGGAGGAACAGAAGCACCAGCAGGTGGAGAGGAGGCGGAGGCCGTTACCCAACTAAAAGAGCTATTAGCTAGTATCGGAGATGACAGAGACGCCCGCTGGGTCACCGCTCTGGAAGAGGCTCCTGCACTGCTGGCCAAAGGGCTGGCGTATTTAGTGAAACAAGGAGAGAGTGAGATGGAGGAACCCGTTGGAGTTTTAGTCCAGTGGACGCTCCAAGCTCTGAATATGGAGATCGCTCTCACACAGCCAATTGCTATAAACCTCAGACAGCTGAAAGCTGGTGCCAAGCTAGCATCACAACTTGCAGAGTGCCCACAGGGCCTCTCCGTGCTGCTGCGCGAAGGGGCTCTGAATGTGCTGCTGGAGCTGGTTCAAGCGGACCATGTCTCCTCCACACTGAAGCTGAGTATCCTGAGAGCTCTGGGCGCTCTGACCAGCGCTCCAGCAGGTGCAGAAGCTTTTCTGCATGCAGGAGAGTCGGAGAAGAGCGGCTATCAG CGATTAGTCCAGCTGTTCCTGCGTGAAGAAACAGTGAGGGTCATAACAGCTGGCAACGCTATACTACAGAAGATCCACACATACGAGGTCCTAGTCGACCTGCAgcgtgcagcagcagcactgagtGAACCACAACAG gaggagatggaggaagcTGAGAGCCCCATGGAGGAGGAACCATCACTCAGCTCCCCCCCTGTGAGCGAGGCGGAGCTTGACAGGCTGGCTGGGGTTTTGGAGGAGTTGCATCACCTGCTGGAGGCGGCCCCTCACTGTATGGTGCAGCCACCTGGGAAAGCCTTTCCTACGACTGCTAGAATAACAGGACCACAGGAGCGGGACGATCCGTACCCGACACTGTACAG GTATATGCATGCGTGCCATTTCCTGGAGAGCACAGCAGCGGTGTTATCAGCAGCCGCGGCGGCCGGCCACCTGGGTGTCACCCAAGCTGTTAGAGAGCTCCTACGCTTCCTGTCCCTCACCCAATCCGGCCTACTCTTCCTTCTCGCTCAGCCCACGCCCTCAAACTTGTTGCTGCGCCTCCTGGCATCGATGGCAGAAGCTGAGAGCGAGGAGCCCGCCTTCACAGGGGGAGAGGAGGGTGTCACAGGGCCAGCGTTTGGTGAGGAGGGCTTTGGCGTGTGGCTAATGCAGGCGCTGCACGCACTGCAGAGCGTGTCAGAGCTGATGAGCCATGTGGCCacaggaggagacggaggagctGGGCTGGAGGAAGGTGACAACCCGGAGGTACTGGGCATGCTCCATGCGCTCTACCTGATGAGCTTCACACAGACCGGCCGTAACGCTGTGGCCCACGTTTTCAGCCTGGACAACAACCTGTCGTGTCTGGTCACCCTGCTCCAGCACCACAGCAAGGACGGACAGGG TGAGGCCAAAGCTCGCAAAGCAGTGACGTATAACTATGCCTGCATGCTGGTCTTACTAGTAGCTCAGACCTCAAATGAACTGCGGATGATGGAACAATACGCTGCCCCACTACTCGCCATAGCCAAGGCTGATGATCTGAACGCCAAATTACAGG AGCTCAGCAAATGGCTGGAACCTCTTGAAAAGGTTCGCTTTGAGATTGGCAGCATTCCCACCCTCATAGACTACATCAAACAG AATGTGGAAAATGTGTTGACTGCTGACGGAACTGGACTGGTTACTGCTCTCAGGGTCCTTTGTCACATCGCCTGCGCCCCGCCTGCTGTAGAGG GTCAGCAGAGGGATCTGAAGTGGAGCCTATCAGGAGTCCAGCTGTTCTCTGGCGAGGGTCTGGACACGTGTGTGCGTGTCCTACAGAAGCTGTGCAGCGTGTTGCTGCAGCCATGGCGTGTGCATGGACACATGGGCCCCACGCCGCAGCGCTGCATGATCCTCAGTATCTGTATCGGCACGCTGCGACTGCTGCGCACCATGCTGACGGAGCTGCTGCGCGGAGGAGCTTTCCAATTCAGGGACACTCGCGTGGCCAGCGTGTTGGTGACACTCCACATGATCGTGTGCTCCATCCCCGCGTCTGGACGTCTAGACGGAGAGGAGATGAGAGTGCAGGCGCTCATCGTGGATGTACTGCTCACCTTCACACAGGGTGTTAATGAAGAGGTGT GTGACTCATACGAAGAGACTCTGGCCAGCAACACTTGGTCTCTGATGCTGAAGGAGGTTTTGGGTTCACTGCTGAAAGCTCCTGAAGGTCTTTTCTCTGGTCTGACGTTGCTGTCTGAGCTGCTGCCTCTTCCACTGCCAATGCAGAGCACTCAG GTGATCTCAGTCCAAGACGTGGCTGTGGCCTTAAACACAAGGAAGCTGTGGAGCATGCACATACGGGTGCAGTGGAAAGTGTTTTCCGAGGcgctgcggtgtgtgtgtgccaccAGCTGCCCTCCTCTCCTGGCCATGCTGAGGAGGATGTGTGTTCAGCTGGCGGACCTGTCCTCACCCACCGCGACTCTCATCATGAAGACTgttctggagctgctgctggaggagctgcagcc GGCGGAGGGGAAGAGCGTGTGCTGGGGCCAGGTCCTGCGTCTGCTTTCTTTGATGGACGCTCTGGTGTCACAGAAAGCGTGTAAGAGCGCAGCGCTGCACCTGCTGTCCGGCTCTGTGTCCGGAGATGAACAGCTGGCCGAACTGTTCCCCTCGCTGCTGTCTCTGTTGGTTCCTCCAGCTGAGCACTCCTTACAGCAGCAACAATGCAGCGAACTAGTGGGGACAATATTACAGTCACTGTGTGACCAG gacatttctctgatggTTTCTCCGCCTGGTGAGAGCTGCATGTCCGAGGCTGAGCAGCTGGCCAATGCACTTCCTGGGCGAGAGATGATGACATTGGTGTGCAACGCCTTGTTGGAGGTTTTGGGAAATTCAGAGAGCAGCGTCCCACTTCTCCTCACCTGTATCAGGACTCTGACATTCCTCACCGAGCACGATTATGGACTCTACCACCTCAAAGT tgctCTGAAGAAACATGGTAGTGGTCTGTGCTCACTGTTGAAGAGGTTGGTGTTTGCTTTCAACAAGGACTCAGCAGATCTGCTCTCAGCTCTGCTTGACTTCCTCAGACAGATCGTCACCACGGAAACAATG TGTGTAGATGAGGCGCAGGGGTCCGGCGAGGAGCCTGCCTTCACTTCTCCACGGTTGCTGTCGGGCTCTGAGATGAAAGCGCTTCTGCAGTGGGAGGAGTCCGAGTCCCATCCGCTCCCTACTTTAGAGAAACAGATTACG AAACTGTGTAAGGAGGATGACTCACTGGAGACGATGTTGGAGACTGTGATTGTTCTGAGGCAGACGCTGGAGACGGCCACAGACACGCCTCCTGCAGTTGACACCGAGCCGACCCTGCCACCACCTGAGACGCTCGGGGCCCAGTTTAATCACAG GACGGTGTTCCTCCTGTCAGAAGCTCTGGACGAGCAGCTGAAGACTCTGTGGTTCTCTCCGTTCCAAACTGATGACATCGAAGCAGACCTCGATATG GTGAAGGTGGACCTGGTGGGTCTGGCTCAGGAGTGTTGTCCAGAACTGGACCTGAAGGCAGAGCTGGAGCGCTCCTTCCTGTCTGAGCCCTCCTCTCCTGGTCACACTAAAGCTCCAAAAGGCTTCAGACTGGGCAAACATAAGCACGAGACCTTCATCACATCGAG CGGTAAATCAGACTACATCGAGCCGGCTAAGAGAGCCCACATCATGGCTGCTCCTCGCGGCCGCGGAGGTCGAGGAGGGTTTGGACAGAATCTCAACCGACCCCACGATATCTTCCGCCAGCGCAAACAGAACACCTCCCGTCCTCCCAGTATGCATGTGGATGACTTTGTGGCGGCAGAGTTTAAAGACATTACAACCCCTCTCGGACTTTTGCCCCCCAAACGGCCCCCCAAGAACTCCCCCAAACCCCCCACCACAGGACTGTGCACTGGCAACAGAGGCAGAGGCACCTTCCACAACCAGACTCGATTTTTCACTCCACCACAACCCAAAGGAGTCCTGCTGTCCG GTAACTACGCTCGCAGAGAAGGAGGACGCGGTTCATCATGGAGCGGCCAAGTTCCAGCTGTCACTCACAGAGGAACCTACAGTGAACCCCGCGGAGGCCAGAGCAACTTCACACGTGGACCGCTGCCTTCCAGACAACCTCCAGCAA GTGCATATCGTTTGGCTCCACGAGACCGAGCCCCACGGGGAAGAGGAGGCGCAGGGCTGTCATGGctcagtggaggaggaggaggtggcagcGCTGGAGGAGGCGGCGGCGGcggaggtggaggggggggtAGAGGATCTCAGGGGAGCAAATGCAGTggtgggggagggagggggggtgggaggggcagACATGTTCGCTCCTTCACCAGGTGA